A region of the Corynebacterium falsenii genome:
GGATGCAGGTATCCATCGCCGAAGGATTGGACTCGTTGTAGGAATCGACGAGCTGTTTGGCCCCGGCGTTTTCCACCTCCGGTGCCGCCCACACGGTGAGGTCGAACTTTTGCCCCGTGCATTCGGGCGCGGCGAGGTTGTCGTTGTTGCGGTTATCGACAACCGTCCACGCGATCACTACCGCCACGATCGCGATGAGCGCTGCGATGGCAGCCCAGATCCACCCCGCGATGCGATAGTTCGACTTTCCGCTTCCGTGACGACCCATGGACAACCTTTCCGCGATCAGTTCTGCTCATGTTTGTTATTCGGTACTGTCCCTCTAGTCTAAAGCACTCACATCGGCCACAGTGCTGGGCCGAAATATGGGGCTGTTAGGCCAGCTCAGCGTGCAGCCGCCGTGGCCCCAGCAATCTCCCGCGCCTCGGCAATGACGTCCAACAACTCAACCCGCATCCGCTGGCCCCGCTCCATGAGTCCCTGCTGGCGCCGCACGTATTCCGCCCGCCCTGCAGGAGTCTCGATCCGCACTGGGTCGAACCCCCACTCGCGCAAGTCATACGGGCTGGCTTCCATGTCGAGCCGACGTACGTCGCACGCCAACTCGAACGTCTCTAGCCACAGTTCGCCCGGCACGAGTGGCCCGAGCTTGGTGGCCCACTTGTACAGATCCATCGTTGCGTGCAGGCATCCGGGCTGCTCCATCTGGATCTGCGTCTCCCGCGTGGGTGCGTGCGCGTTGCGCGGTGCGGCCTCGCGGGTAAAGAAGCGGAACGCGTCGATATGCGTGCACTTGAGCTGGCTAGCTTCCACCACAGCGTCCGTTTCCTCCCGACCGAGCCGCAGCGGTTCCGGATGCCGGGGAGTGTCGCGGTACACCATCGCCCACTCGTGCAACCCGAAGCACCCGAGCTGAGGTGCGCGCCCGGCCGTGGCCCGCAGCAGGCGCTCAATGTAGTCGATTGTCTTCCCGCGCTGGTCCAGGTGAGCCGTCACATCGAGTGCCCAGGCCGTGCCTTCCTCGGCATGCCCTTCATAGTCGACGCCACAACGCTCCCATTCCCACCAGCCATACTGGTCCTTAAACGAGGGCAACGACCGGGAGGGCGCACCAGCGCCCTGTTCGCTCGCGGAGTCCGATGGAACCTCCAGCCCGACCCCAGCACCGGGGTGCCAGCGCCCCAGCTTGGCCGGGGTGGTGGGGTAGTAGTTGAACATGAAATCCCACACGGGGTGGCGCTCGCCGTGGCTGCGGCGGCGCAGATGTGCGGCGGTGAGCTCTTCCACGCGAGCACGGTGTGCCTGTTGGCGGGCGGTCCACTCGCCGGCTGTGAGCACGCGACGGATGGGGGAGTTAGTCATGCGTCCAATCTCGCACGGTTCCCACCAATTCCTCAATGATGTCCTCAAGGGTGACCATGCCGATGATCGTGTTCGAGTCGTCCACCACTGCTGCGACGTGGTTGGAGGATAGGCGCATGCGGCGCATGGCGACGTCGAAGTTCACACCAGCCTCGACCTCAATGAGGGGGCGAACATCAAGGGAATCCAGCATGGTGGTGGACGGATCCGCGATGGGCGCGAGGTTATCGAGCACGTCCTTGACGTGGACGTAGCCGACCCACTTTCCGTCCGGATCGGTGACGGGGAAGCGGGAGAAACCCGTTTCCGTCACGGCTTCCTCGACGTCCTTGACGGATACGCATTCCCCGGTGCGGACGATGGTGCGCACGCGGTCGACGGGGATGAGAACCTCCTGGAGTGTGCGCTTCGAACTAGTCAGCGCCTTATCAAGGCGGGCCGCCTCAGCGGGAGCGATGAGGCCCTCGGAGCGGGATTCCTGGATCATGCTGGCCAACTCGGAGGCGGACACGGTGGAGTCCAGCTCGTCCTTTTGCTCCACACCCATGAGCTTCAGCGTCTGCCGGGCGATCCAGTTGAGCATCACCATGATCGGGTGAGTGATCTTGACGAACAGCAGGTGCGCAGGCACCAGGGACGTGGCGACGGTTTCCGGGCCCGCCAACGCGATGTTTTTCGGCACCATCTCGCCGATGATGATGTGCAGCATCGTGACGATGAGCAAGCTGATGGCGAAGCCGACCGGGTGGAGCAACTCTTCCGGGAGCCCTAGGGCGTTGAAGGGGGCCTCGATGATGTGCGCGATGGCGGGCTCGCCGACTTTACCCAGAAGCAGCGAGGCCACGGTGATGCCGAACTGAGCGCCCGCAAGCATGATGGACAGGTGCTCGGTGGCGAATAACACCTTGCCTGCCCGGCGGTTACCCGAGGCGATCATCGAATCCAGGCGGTCCTTGCGGCTGGAAATGAGCGCGAACTCCACGGCCACGAAGAAGCCATTGAGGAATAGCAGGAAGATCGCAAAGAGAACTGCGAAGATATCAGAGGTTCCCATTACTTGTCCCCCTCCTTGATCGGTTGGAGGGTGACGCGGTCAATGCGGCGATTGTCCATCGTCGTGACCGTGGCTTCCCAGCGGTTGGGGATGCCTGTTTCAAAGCTGTCCATGCCTTCGTTGTCGCCGAGGGGGAGTAGCACGGTGTCGCCCTCCTTCGGGATGCGGCCCAGCGTGGCCATGATGAGGCCACCGAGGGTTTCGTAGTCACCTTCGGGGGCGGTGTACCCCACGGCATCGTGCAGCTCGTCCGTGCGAACAAGGCCGGAGATCTCCCAGGTGGAGCCATTTCGGCGGACTTCTTCGTCCTCTTCCTTGTTGTCGTGTTCGTCCCAGACTTCGCCGAGGATTTCCTCCACCACGTCTTCGATGGTGACGAGACCGGCGGTGCCGCCGTATTCGTCGACGACGAGGACCAGCTGAGAACCGGCCCTGCGTACCTGGTTGAGGACGTCGTCGCCGGAGAGGGAATCGGGGACTGAGGGGACGGGCTTTGCCATGGACGCCACCGTGGTGGTGGCGCGCTCATCAGCAGGGATGGTGAGAGCATCCTTGACGTGAACCACACCCATGGTGTCGTCCAGGTCGCCGCGGGTGACGGGGAAGCGGGAGTATCCCGTGTCATAGGCGAGCTTGATGAGATCCAGCGCGGTGTCATCCTGGTTGAGGGATTCCACGGTGGAGCGCGGGGTCATGATGTCCTCGGCGGTAGCGTCGCTAAAGCGCAGGGAAAGATCAAGAATGCGGGCCTTTGCCTGAGTAAAACCGCCGGAGCCGGTGGAGTTTCGGACAAGTGCCGATAGCTCTTCAGCGGATCGTGCCGAGGCCAGTTCATCGGCGGGCTCGATGCCGAGCTTGCGAACGACCGCATTGGCGCACTTATTCAAGAGGTTGATGAACCACTTGAAGATGGTGTTGAAAATCCACACCGGGCGAACGGTCGCCCGCGCCATACCCATTGGGTTGGTGATGGAGAGGTTCTTGGGCACCAGCTCGCCAAAGACCATCGACAGAATCGTCGCCACGATCAGCGAGAGGACGAGTGCGATGGCAACGGAGGCAGAATCCGGCACACCGATGAGCCGGAAAAGCGGGGTGAAGAACTTCGCCAGGATGGGCTCTGCGAGGTAACCCGTGGCAAGGGTAGTAATCGTGATGCCCAGCTGAGCGCCGGAGAGCACAAACGAGAGATCACCGTGCGCCTTGCGGATGAGCTTGGCAGTGCTGTCATTTTTCTCCCGGACGTGCTGTTCCACGGTGGAGCGCTCCACGCCCGTGAGTGCGAACTCGACCGCCACGAACATGCCTGTTGCCGCGGTGAGCAGGACGAACAGGATGAGCCCGACTATCGATAAGAGAATTTCCACAGTTGCCCCTTACGCGCGAATGTCCCGCGCAACAACTGCTGCAATGTCGTGGGCCGGAACGACTGTGGGTTCCACCCCGGCTTTGCGCATCATCGTCAGAGTGTCGCTTTCTGATTCTGTGAATGTGAGTGTGACGACCGTACCCGAGGCTCCCGCCCGGGCCGTGCGACCGGCACGGTGGACGTAGGCCTTGTGCTCGGCGGGAGGATCAATGTGCACCACGAGTTCGACTCCCTTAATGTCGATTCCTCGGGCGGCAATGTCGGTGGCGACGAGAACACTGGCCTTGCCAGAAGCGAAATTCTCCATAGTGGACGTTCTGCTTCCCTGGCCCTTGTTCCCGTGCAGCCCCACTGCCGTGATCCCCGCGCGAGTGAGCTTTTTTACCTGCCGGTCAACCGCGTGCTTGGTTCGCATGAACATTACCGTTTTCACGCCCAAAGAACCAAGATCAATAACCGTCCGGGAACGATCCTCCCGGTCCTGCGCCACGGCAAGGAAGTGGGTCATGGAATCGACCGTTGCTTCAGCTTCACCGGTTGAGTGGGTGACCGGATCGTGCATGAACTTATCCACGAGCACCTGGACATCTCCATCCAACGTTGCGGAGAACAACAGGTGCTGGGCGCGTGGGGGCATCGCGTTGAGCAGCTTGGTGACCTGCGGAAGGAAACCCATGTCCGCCATCTGATCGGCCTCGTCGAGGGCGACGATGGTGACGTCGTCAAAGCTCAGCTCCTTATTGTTGAGCAGGTCTTGCGCCCGGCCCGGTGTGGCAATGAGGATGTCAACAGGGCGGGCGAGTGCCGTGATGTTGCGCTGGATCTTCACGCCACCAATGACCTCGAGCACGCGCTGGCCCATGGCGTTCGCGAGCGGTTCGAGCCGTTCGCGGACCTGGGCGGCCAGCTCGCGCGTAGGGACCAAAACGACGCCCCGTGGACGGCGCGGCTTGGATGCACCCTGAGCCAGCTTCTGGATGATGGGCAGGCCAAACGTGAACGTCTTGCCCGACCCCGTAGGGCCGCGGCCGAGCACATCGCGACCTTCCAGAGCTTGCGGGATCGCCGCAGCCTGGATGGGGAAGGGGTGAGTGAGTCCCTCGGCCCGCAGGGCGCGGACGATGGGGTCGGACAACCCCAAGTCCGCAAACGTTGTGCCGGTATCCGCAAGCTGGGATGGCTGCTGGGCCGGTTGGCTGCGCTGGTTCAGCTGCGTTGGCTGGAGTCGCTGGGGCTTCTGGGGCTGCCGAGCCTGCTTGCTCCGCTGGGAGCGGGGCTGGTTCCTTGAGCTGCCCTTGGCAGCGTTCTTTGGCCGGCTTGTTGAGCTCTTCTTTGAACTGCGCTTTGAGCCTGCCTTAGCGCCATTTTTCGCGCTTCCCTGAGAGCCGCCCTGGTAGCTGCCCTGAGAGCTGCGCTTCGAGCGACCCGGGGGGTTGTTGCGCTGCACAGCGCGGCTGCCTCGACGTACCACGCGACGCCGAGGACGGGATGAACCCCCAGATCCCCGAGAGGACCCCGATCTGGAGCCGGACGAGGAGTCTGAGGGTGAATCAGATGCGGAATGAGACCGAGACGGCACTTACGCCTCGACCTCGCTACGGTCACCAGACCACAGAGTGTGGAACGTGCCCTCGGCATCGACGCGCTTGTAGGTGTGCGCACCGAAGAAGTCACGCTGCCCCTGGATGAGAGCGGCCGGTAGTCGCTCGGCACGCAGGGAATCGTAGTACGACAGCGAGGACGCGAACACCGGAACCGGCAGACCAAGCTGGGTAGCAGCGATGACCACGCGACGCCACGAGTCCACCAGGCCCTTCAGCTCGTCGTTGAAGTACGGAGCCAGCAGCAACGTGGCGAGATCCGGGTTGGAGTCGTAGGCATCGCGAATGCGGTTGAGGAACTTCGCGCGGATGATGCAACCGCCGCGCCAGATCGTTGCCAGATCGCGGGGATCCACGTTCCAGTTGTGCTCATCCGACCCGGCCTTGATCTCGTCAAAGCCCTGCGCGTACGCGACCAACTTGGAGGCGTACAGCGCGCGGCGAACGTCGTCGATAAACGCATCGCGATCGACGCCCAGCTCCTCGAGGGTGGTGAGTTCGCCGGAGGGCAGGTTGCCGATGGTCGCATCACGCTGAGCGCGAGCACCCGACAGAGCGCGGGCAAACACGGCCTCGCCAATGCCGGTCACAGGAATACCCAGGTCGAGGGCGGCCTTCACCGTCCAACGGCCGGTACCCTTTTGGCCTGCAGAGTCCACGATGACATCGATCAGTGGCTTGCCCGTTGTGGCGTCGACCTGAGCGAGAACCTCGGAAGTGATCTCAATGAGGTAAGAATCCAAGTCACCCTGGTTCCACTGCTTGAACACCTCAGCGATCTCCGCGGGCTCCATGCCAGCGCCGTAACGGAGAAGCTGGTAGGCCTCGCCGATGACCTGCATGTCCGCGTACTCGATGCCGTTGTGAACCATCTTCACGAAGTGGCCGGCCCCATCGGGTCCAATGTGGGTGACACATGGGGTGCCATCCACGTGGGCGGAAATGGACTCGAGCAGCGGGCCGAGAGCCTCCCAGGACTTCTCCGGGCCGCCGGGCATGATGGACGGGCCGTTGAGGGCGCCCTCCTCGCCGCCGGAGATGCCGGCGCCGACGAAATTCAGTCCACGCTTGGACATCTCAGCTTCACGCCGGATCGTGTCGGTGTAGAGGGAGTTGCCGCCATCGATGATGATGTCTCCCTCTTCCATGGCATCGGCAAGTTGGCCGATGACGGCGTCCGTGGCCTTACCTGCCTGGACCATGATGAGAGCGCGGCGAGGGCGCTCCAAGGAGGCGACGAACTCTTCGATCGTTGCAGACGGGACGAAGCTGCCGGTGGAGCCGAACTCCTCCATGAAAGCGTCCGTCTTGGACGTGGTGCGGTTGTAGACGGCCACAGTGTGACCCTTGCTGGCGAAGTTACGTGCGATGTTGGATCCCATCACGGCGAGACCGACCACGCCAATCTGTGCAGAACCGGTGGTGGCGGAAGCATCCTGTGCAGAATCCGAGGAATTGTCCGAAGCAATAGTCATGGTTTCATATTCTACAGGCCAAACGCTGGGTTATGGTTGGCAGACCATACTCACACAGAGTCACACACAGTAATAACTAGATTCAGTTGTTGTTGATCGTTGCTAGTGGCCGTCGATAGCAGTCGGCCAAGGGACAAGGGTCGACAACCGAAGCTCGAGGATGAAGGAAAGAGGAGATCGTAGAGTGAGCACATCCGACGGACAGGCGCCAGAATCAACTCAGTCGCCCGAGCAGGCAGCGGAACAAGCGCTGCGCGCGCTTCAGCGGTTCCAAGAGTTGTCGGTCGCTGGCGCACAACGTCCGCTGACCGACGATGAAGTGGCGGAGGTCAACGAGTTCACCGCGCGGCACCCATCCCTGGATAGGTTGCTCGGCGTGCGCTACCGAGTGGTGGAGCCACAGCGCATCCAGATCGCGCTGACCATTCGAGAAGATCACCTGCAACCGTGGGGCATCACCAATGGTGGCGTGTACTCATCGCTCGGGGAGACGGCGGGGTCCATGGCCAGCTTCTTGGCCGCGGGTTCGGGGCCGATCGTCATGGGCACCTCGAATGAGACGCACTTCCTGCGTCCGAGCTCGGCCGGGGATGTCATTGTTTCGACGGCGACCCCGGAGAACCTGGGAAGAACTTCGCACCTGTGGCGGATTGAGCACCGCAACGAGGGTTCGGGCAAGTTGTGCGCCTTGACTTTCCTCAAGACGACCGTGGTCGTAGATAAGTCATTCTCGGACAAGTAGAACCAACAAGTAGAACCAAAAAGCCGCGCCCGCCGGACTCAGGGTTTGTGAGTCCGTCGGGCGCGGTGTGCAGCAGCTAGTAGGCAGTCCAGCCGCGCTACAGCCCCTAGTCGGAGATGGCGCGGGTATCGCGGCCCTCGCCGAAGCGCAGGTTATCGCGAACCTCGATGGAGCGGATGCCTTCCTTATCCTCCATCTCGCGCAGCTTACGCAGTGCGTTGCGGGCGTGGAGCTGCTGGCGGGTAGCCACGAGCTGCCAACGTCGGCGAGAAACGGAGTTCAGGCCCCAGCTGAAGGCTGCGACCGCGCGGTTTCGGAAGCCAACCATGTACAGCAGGTGCAGGATCAGCCACATGACCCAGCCAACAAAGCCGGATACCTCGGCCTTGTTCATCTTCACCACAGCGCTGAAGCGGGAGACGATGGCCATGGAGCCCTTGTCGAAGTAGCTGAACGGCGCGCGTGCCTCGGGGGAGGTGCCGTTGGTGGCCTCATCGATGATGGTCTTGGCGGCGTACTGGCCACCCTGCATGGCAACCTGAGCCACACCCGGGAGGCGATCCTTGCTCATCATGTCGCCGATGATGAAGACGTTGCGGTACTCGCCCAGAGTCAGGTCATCGTTGACCGGAACGCGACCAGCGCGGTCGACTTCCACGCCAGCCTGCTCGGCAACGTGCTTGCCCAGCGGGGATGCGGCCACACCAGCGGACCAGATCTTGGCGTAGGAGGGAACGAAGGTCTCCTCGCCGGTTTTCATGTTCTTGAAGCGAACGCCCTGCTTGTTGACGTCGGTGACGAGGGAGTTGAGCACGATCTCGACGCCGAGGTCTTCCAAGCGGCGGGCAGCCTTGCGGCCGAGGCGCTTGCCGAACGGGGCGAGAACCTGGGAACCGCCGTCGACGAGGAGGATTCGGGTGTTTTCGGTGTCGATCTCGCGGAACTCGTCGCGCAGGGTGCGGTGGGACATCTCGGCGAGCTGGCCGGCCAGCTCCACACCGGTGGGGCCGGCGCCGACGACCACGAAGGTCAGCAGGCGCTCACGCTCAGCGGGATCCTCGGTGATTTCCGCACGCTCGAAGGCGCCAGTGAGGCGAGCGCGGATCTCCAGAGCATCATCCACGGACTTCATGCCCGGCGCGAACTCGGCGAACTGCTCGTTGCCGAAGTAGGACTGGCCAGCGCCCGCTGCCATGATGAGGGAATCGAATTCCAGGACGGCATCCTTGCCGCCCAGGTCGGCGGTGACGGTCTGGGCCTTCAGATCGACGTTGCGCACTTCGCCCTTGACGACGCGCACGTTGTCCTGGTCCGCCAGGATCTGGCGGATGGCGGGGGCGATTTCGCCCTCGGAGAGAATACCGGTCGCTACTTGGTACAGCAGCGGTTGGAAGAGGTGGTGGTTGGTGCGATCGACGATCGTCACGGAGACGTTTTCGTCCTTGAAACGCTTAGCTGCAAAAAGTCCGCCAAAGCCCGCGCCGATGATGACGACGTGGTGGCGTCCGCCAGCCGGGCGGTGGGGTGTGCTGCTCATATGGTTGGCTCTCCTAAAAAATGTACAAACACTTCGTTCGCCCCATCCTAGCCCTTTGTGCGGAATGCCTCACATTGAAAAGTTGTGCTTAGGGAAAGCTGAGGGAAAAAGACACCCAAATAGCCACTTGTGGCCAAAGAATGAGCAGAAAGTGGTTGTGCCTCCGTGGGAAAATGTTGTTTTCCTAGTAACTTCGGGGGAGCAGCGCCAACGGAGGAGGTATCGGTTTATGCCGGAGTACAACCGGTCGTACGTTGACGCGCGCCGTTGGCCCTACCTCGTAGACCAGCCGCAAGCGCCGTTGATGGGTCGGCGTGCGCAGGACGTGTCGCAGCGGCTCGAGCAGAGCCTCGTCGCTCACGGCATTGGCCTGGACTCCCGCACGGTGCCCTACTTCCACATGTACGACGGCCAAGTGATCGACCGGATGGTCGCTCGGGGATGGCTGGGGTTGGCCGAAGGGTACATGCTGGGCGAGTGGACGGCTGATCCTTTGCCCGACGTCCTCAGCGCGCTCTTGGACCAGCCACTGGAGGGAAAACTCGGGCGGGTCTTCGCCCGTCGGGCAGCGAAGCAGCGGGCGAAAGGTACAGTGCCCGGAACCGGTGAACTCCCCGAAGGACTGGTGGAGCTCTACGCCGGAGCCACGCGCGCAACCGGAGCGGCGCAATTCAGTTCATCGTCGAGAACAACGGCTACCGAGATGATCGAAGTTCCGGTGGCGCAGGGATCCCGGAAGACAGTTCCCGCCACCGTGGACTTCACATGGTTCGGGGAACCCGATGGAGCAGACCGGCTGGACCTCGACGATTGCCAGATGAGGCGGATTGAGGGAATGCTCACCGAGGCCAGCGTAGGCCGCGGTGACCGAGTGCTGGAGCTCCCAAGCACCGGCGGCCAGCTGGCGATCCAGGCAGCCCTGCGCGGGGCCAGCGTGGATATTCTGTGCTCGGACGAGGATCACGCCCTCGCTGTGGAAGCCCGTGTGCGGGCAGCTGGGGTGGGCGGGGCCATCCAGATCGAGGTCATTGACCAGCCGATTCCCTCGCCACGGCAGTGGTCCGGCCGTTACCACGCGGTATTTTCTGTGGAGCGGATGGAAACGCTGGGTACTGCAGGTCTGCGACAGTACCTGAGAGCCGTTGACCGGATGCTCGCAGCAGATGGAGTGGCGGTCATTCAAACGGTGGTGGCCACCGAATCAATGCGGGAGACTGCGCGAGAATCCTTGGACGTGATGCGGTCGTACGTGTGGCCAGCCCTCGAGTATCCGACGGTGGAAGCGGTGCGGACCACGGTCGCGGGGCACACGGGGCTGCGGGTAGCCGCCGAAAACTACATGGGGGCGCACCTGGCCGCCACTATTCCCCTGTGGCGAGCCAACTTCATGGCACGCGAGCGGCAGGCGGCGGCAGCGGGCTTTGACCAGGTTTTCCGCAGGCTGTGGGATTATCAGCTGGCTCTGCATGATGCATTGGTTGCCGGTGGGGACATTGATTGTGTTCAGTTTGTGCTGCGGCCTCGACGGTGACAATCCCTGGCGCTAAGAACCCAACGGAGAAGCTGAACAAACAGGCTGAATAGATGGGTGATTAGCACCACACAATGGCAACGGCAAGGATTTTAATAGACATTTGACACCTGCGGTTCTAGCATTATCCGGGTGGGTAACGAAGGGAGTCTCAAGAAGCTCGGTCCGGCCAGAGTCGTCGCCGCTGGTTTCTTAGTACTCATTTTCTCAGGAGCGCTACTGCTCACGCTGCCAGTCATGACTGCCAGCGGTACATCGACGTCGTTCAAGGACGCCCTGTTCACTGCGACGTCCGCAGTGAGCCTGACCGGTCTGATCACCGTGGATACGGGATCACACTGGAATCTTCTCGGCCAGGCTGTCGTGGTCATCCTTATTCAGCTCGGTGGTTTGGGCATCATGAGTATGACGTCCGTCGCCGGTTGGCTTTTGACGGGCCGAGTGGGGTTGAAGTCCCGCATGAATGCCGCTGCGGAGGGGCGTAGCCAATCCGCCGGCGGGGTGCGCCGCATTCTCGGGTGGACATTGGCACTGACGTTCACGACCGAGGCCTTCGTTGCCGTGATCATCACGGGACGAATGATGATCAACTACGACATGAGCTTCAAACACGCCATCTGGGAGGGCATCTTCCACTCCGTGTCCGCGTTTAACAACGCTGGTTTCGGACTGCGGTCGGATAGTTTGGTGCCCTACGTGGGCGATGCCTGGATCATCATTCCCATCGCGCTGTCGTTCATGATCGGCGGCCTCGGCTTTCCCGTGCTGTCAGAGCTCGTCTCGCGCACCTTGCGCAAGCTCAGGGGAATCCAGGTGCCCAGCCACCTTTCGGTGACGTGCCAGATGACGCTGTTCGGCACGACGATCCTCGTCCTCGCCGGTTGGTTCATGGTGCTGGCTCTTGAGTGGTCCGGCGTGCTGTCCGGAATGGGGTTCGGGGAAAAACTCCTCGCGTCCTTCTTCCAGGGCGTCACACCACGTACCGCAGGCTTCAACTCCCTGGACTACGGCCAAATGCACCCCATCACGCTCATGGGTACGGACATCCTCATGATCATCGGTGGTGGTTCTGCCGGTACCGCCGGTGGTATCAAGATCACCACCATCGTGGTGCTCGCGGCTGGCATGGCGGCCGAGTTCAAGGGCGAGAAGAGCGCCATCGTTGCCAAGCGCAGGATTAGCAGTGGCGTGATCCGTCAGGCCATGACTGTGGCCGCTGCAGGTGTGACGTTTGTCGTTATCGCCATCGGTGCTCTGCGGTGGATGGACCCACAATTCAATGGAGACCAAGTCACCTTCGAGGTGGTCTCGGCCTTCGCCACCGTGGGCCTGAGTACCGGCATTACAGCACAACTGAGCACCGGTTCCCAGCTTGTTCTCTGTGCGATGATGTACTTGGGCCGTATCGGACCCATCACACTCGTTTCTTCGCTAGCTATGCGCAACATCAAGAGACGTTTCGAATACCCAGTAGAAAGGCCGTTCATTGGTTAATTCGTTCAACAACCTGTTCCGGACGAAGCACCGCATCAACATCCCGCCGGTAACGGTCATCGGTCTTGGCCGGTTCGGTTCCGCGCTGGCCCAGGAGCTCATCGACAACGGTGTTGAGGTGCAGGGCATCGATGAGCACGAGAAGGTCATTGCAGAGCACTCTGCGGTGCTCACCGAGGCTGCCATGGCCGATACCACCGATATCGAGGCTCTCAAGCAACTTGGCGTCCACGACGTCGATCGTGTGGTTCTGGCGATCGGTTCCGACCTGGAGGCATCGATCCTCACCGCGTCACACCTCGTGGAAATGGGCATCCCGGATATCTGGGCGAAAGCCGATTCCACGGCGCACGCACGCATCCTCACCCAGCTCGGTGTGCACCACGTGGTTCACCCTGAGCGCGACACGGGCCGTCGTGTCGCTCACCTGTTGGGCGGCAAGTTCCAGGATTTCGCCGTGTTCGACAAGAGCTACGGCATGATCAAGATGGCACCACCATCAAGCCTGTGCTCGCGGGAAATCGACGCCGAGCGGCTGTGGAATCAACACCACGTCGCTATTGTCTCGGTGCACACCAAGGACGGCGGCTGGGCACCATTCCTGCCGCACCACCCACTGAGTACCGAGGATCTCATTATCGTGGCCGGTAACCCCGAGAACTTGGAGAAGTTCTCGGAGATCTAATGGCCGGATCTAGCGGTCGGACCTAGCGGCCAGATAACCGTCTAGATACCGTCGCTTGCGCGGGGTGTCTCTCCCCGCGGCTAGACGTGGTGGAGGTCGATGTCCTTGGTCTCCGTCATGCGGAAAATCGCGATGAGCGTGATGCCCGTGACAACCGCCAGGTAGAGGCCCACGCTGCCCACACCGTAGGCGTTGACCAGTGCGGTTGCAATGAACGGCGCTACCGCAGCACCCAGGATGGAGCTGACGTTGTAGGCGATGCCGGAGCCCGTGTAGCGCACGTTGGTGGGGAACATCTCCGGCAGTACGGCGGACATGGGACCGAAGATGAGTCCCATGAGGAACATGCCAATCGCCAGCCACACCGTCACGGTAGCGATGGTTGCGCTACCCTGCGTGAGGAACACCGCGAAGGTTGCAGCGAAGACGAGCATGAGCACCGAGACGATCCCCAGGAAGCGCTTGCGGCCAATCTGGTCTGCCCAGCGCCCCGCCAGCGGCACTGCCGCGGCGAAGAATAAGATGGTGACTAGCTGCATCTTCAGGAAGGTCACGTAGGGGATACCCAGGCCGGCGGACTTGGCCGGGTTGGCAATGCCGTAGGAAAGTACCCACGTGGTGACCAGGTAGAACAGCGTGTAGGTGGACAGCATCACCGCGGTGCCCAGGATCATCGGGCGCCACGCGGTCTTGAAAACCTCGCCGAGGGGAGAATCGGCCTTCTTGCCG
Encoded here:
- a CDS encoding NAD(P)/FAD-dependent oxidoreductase; translated protein: MSSTPHRPAGGRHHVVIIGAGFGGLFAAKRFKDENVSVTIVDRTNHHLFQPLLYQVATGILSEGEIAPAIRQILADQDNVRVVKGEVRNVDLKAQTVTADLGGKDAVLEFDSLIMAAGAGQSYFGNEQFAEFAPGMKSVDDALEIRARLTGAFERAEITEDPAERERLLTFVVVGAGPTGVELAGQLAEMSHRTLRDEFREIDTENTRILLVDGGSQVLAPFGKRLGRKAARRLEDLGVEIVLNSLVTDVNKQGVRFKNMKTGEETFVPSYAKIWSAGVAASPLGKHVAEQAGVEVDRAGRVPVNDDLTLGEYRNVFIIGDMMSKDRLPGVAQVAMQGGQYAAKTIIDEATNGTSPEARAPFSYFDKGSMAIVSRFSAVVKMNKAEVSGFVGWVMWLILHLLYMVGFRNRAVAAFSWGLNSVSRRRWQLVATRQQLHARNALRKLREMEDKEGIRSIEVRDNLRFGEGRDTRAISD
- a CDS encoding class I SAM-dependent methyltransferase, which produces MPEYNRSYVDARRWPYLVDQPQAPLMGRRAQDVSQRLEQSLVAHGIGLDSRTVPYFHMYDGQVIDRMVARGWLGLAEGYMLGEWTADPLPDVLSALLDQPLEGKLGRVFARRAAKQRAKGTVPGTGELPEGLVELYAGATRATGAAQFSSSSRTTATEMIEVPVAQGSRKTVPATVDFTWFGEPDGADRLDLDDCQMRRIEGMLTEASVGRGDRVLELPSTGGQLAIQAALRGASVDILCSDEDHALAVEARVRAAGVGGAIQIEVIDQPIPSPRQWSGRYHAVFSVERMETLGTAGLRQYLRAVDRMLAADGVAVIQTVVATESMRETARESLDVMRSYVWPALEYPTVEAVRTTVAGHTGLRVAAENYMGAHLAATIPLWRANFMARERQAAAAGFDQVFRRLWDYQLALHDALVAGGDIDCVQFVLRPRR
- a CDS encoding TrkH family potassium uptake protein, which produces MGNEGSLKKLGPARVVAAGFLVLIFSGALLLTLPVMTASGTSTSFKDALFTATSAVSLTGLITVDTGSHWNLLGQAVVVILIQLGGLGIMSMTSVAGWLLTGRVGLKSRMNAAAEGRSQSAGGVRRILGWTLALTFTTEAFVAVIITGRMMINYDMSFKHAIWEGIFHSVSAFNNAGFGLRSDSLVPYVGDAWIIIPIALSFMIGGLGFPVLSELVSRTLRKLRGIQVPSHLSVTCQMTLFGTTILVLAGWFMVLALEWSGVLSGMGFGEKLLASFFQGVTPRTAGFNSLDYGQMHPITLMGTDILMIIGGGSAGTAGGIKITTIVVLAAGMAAEFKGEKSAIVAKRRISSGVIRQAMTVAAAGVTFVVIAIGALRWMDPQFNGDQVTFEVVSAFATVGLSTGITAQLSTGSQLVLCAMMYLGRIGPITLVSSLAMRNIKRRFEYPVERPFIG
- a CDS encoding potassium channel family protein — translated: MVNSFNNLFRTKHRINIPPVTVIGLGRFGSALAQELIDNGVEVQGIDEHEKVIAEHSAVLTEAAMADTTDIEALKQLGVHDVDRVVLAIGSDLEASILTASHLVEMGIPDIWAKADSTAHARILTQLGVHHVVHPERDTGRRVAHLLGGKFQDFAVFDKSYGMIKMAPPSSLCSREIDAERLWNQHHVAIVSVHTKDGGWAPFLPHHPLSTEDLIIVAGNPENLEKFSEI